One Bradyrhizobium manausense DNA segment encodes these proteins:
- a CDS encoding VOC family protein, producing MGGVSVGVLDHFNIRTRNLAETVRFYEDVLGLEKGARPNFAFPGAWMYSEGKPVVHLVDISPTSEPQKPDSGVVHHVAFVSRGFDGMKQRLTSKGMKFDSRQVPGGDLWQIFVHDPNGVMIELNYEAALEQGAAPTEMAEDIGKL from the coding sequence ATGGGCGGCGTGAGTGTTGGCGTGCTCGATCATTTCAACATCCGGACCCGGAATCTGGCCGAGACGGTCCGCTTCTACGAGGACGTGCTGGGCCTGGAAAAAGGCGCGCGGCCGAATTTCGCCTTCCCGGGGGCCTGGATGTACAGCGAGGGCAAGCCGGTGGTGCACCTCGTCGATATTTCCCCGACCTCCGAGCCGCAAAAGCCGGATTCCGGCGTTGTCCACCACGTCGCCTTCGTCAGCCGCGGCTTTGACGGCATGAAGCAGCGCCTGACGTCCAAGGGCATGAAGTTCGACTCCCGCCAGGTGCCCGGGGGAGACCTCTGGCAGATCTTCGTCCACGACCCCAACGGGGTCATGATCGAGCTCAATTACGAGGCGGCTCTGGAGCAGGGGGCAGCTCCAACCGAGATGGCTGAGGATATCGGCAAGCTGTAG
- a CDS encoding cysteine hydrolase family protein has protein sequence MRSNKSEIAEIQDAVHLCIDMQNIFALGGLWQTPWMERVLPTIASIVSRYQVRTVFTRFITPQAPEDRPGQWQSYFRRWQQATRDQLPPFALDLVPALARYVPPVRIIDKPAYSAFSNPALASLLIEKGVGTVVVTGAETDVCVLSTVLSAVDLGFRVVLAEDALCSSSDVGHDALMTMYRTRFHGQVDLVTAEELIEFWRE, from the coding sequence ATGAGAAGCAACAAATCTGAGATCGCCGAAATTCAGGATGCTGTGCACCTCTGCATCGATATGCAGAACATCTTTGCGCTGGGCGGCCTCTGGCAAACGCCCTGGATGGAGAGGGTCTTGCCCACGATCGCATCGATCGTGTCGCGCTATCAGGTGAGAACGGTCTTTACGCGCTTCATCACGCCGCAGGCGCCGGAAGATCGCCCCGGGCAATGGCAGAGCTATTTTCGGCGCTGGCAGCAGGCCACGCGCGACCAACTCCCGCCGTTTGCTCTCGACCTCGTGCCTGCGTTGGCGCGCTACGTTCCTCCGGTTCGCATCATCGACAAGCCTGCCTATTCCGCGTTCAGCAATCCAGCCCTGGCAAGTCTGCTGATCGAAAAGGGCGTCGGGACCGTCGTCGTGACCGGCGCGGAGACGGATGTTTGCGTTCTGTCGACAGTGCTGAGCGCCGTGGACCTCGGCTTCAGGGTCGTCCTCGCGGAGGACGCGCTGTGCAGTTCGTCGGACGTCGGACACGACGCGCTGATGACGATGTACCGTACTCGGTTCCACGGTCAGGTTGATCTCGTGACCGCCGAGGAACTGATCGAGTTCTGGCGTGAATGA
- a CDS encoding Mrp/NBP35 family ATP-binding protein: protein MSVTQQQVLDSLAKIKSPRGVALTNANVLSAISASDGKVFFSINVDAAEARAWESVRAEAEAAVRAMPGVTTVMVALTAERKAGAAPPPPPQPSRGAPGVQPVHAHKPPPQGGAQSPMSRQSEIPGVAAVIAVASGKGGVGKSTTALNLALGLRDLGLKVGLLDADIYGPSVPRLTGLHEKPELDGERKMIPLRRFGLAIMSIGFLVEEETAMIWRGPMVMSAVTQMLRDVAWGALDVLVVDMPPGTGDAQLTLAQNVPLKGAVIVSTPQDLSLIDARRGLAMFKKVNVPVLGIVENMSYFQCPHCGTKSDIFGHGGARHEAEKLGVPFLGEIPLHMAIRATSDAGNPVVDSEPDGPHAAIYRAIAGQVRDQLKGVIAAA, encoded by the coding sequence TTGAGCGTGACGCAGCAACAGGTCCTCGACAGCCTCGCCAAGATCAAGTCGCCCCGCGGGGTCGCGCTCACCAATGCCAATGTGCTGAGCGCGATCAGCGCGTCCGACGGCAAGGTGTTCTTCTCGATCAATGTCGATGCCGCCGAGGCGCGGGCCTGGGAATCCGTCCGGGCCGAAGCCGAGGCCGCCGTGCGCGCCATGCCCGGCGTCACCACCGTGATGGTCGCGCTGACCGCCGAGCGCAAGGCGGGCGCAGCACCTCCGCCGCCCCCGCAGCCGAGCCGCGGTGCACCCGGCGTCCAGCCGGTCCATGCCCACAAGCCGCCGCCGCAGGGCGGCGCCCAATCGCCGATGTCGCGGCAGTCCGAGATTCCGGGCGTCGCTGCCGTGATCGCGGTCGCCTCCGGCAAGGGCGGCGTCGGCAAGTCGACCACTGCGCTCAATCTGGCGCTGGGCCTGCGCGACCTCGGTCTCAAGGTCGGACTGCTGGATGCCGACATCTACGGCCCCTCGGTACCGCGGCTGACCGGCCTGCACGAGAAGCCGGAGCTGGACGGCGAGCGAAAGATGATTCCGCTCCGTCGCTTCGGTCTCGCCATCATGTCGATCGGCTTCCTGGTCGAGGAGGAGACCGCGATGATCTGGCGCGGCCCGATGGTGATGTCGGCGGTGACGCAGATGCTGCGCGATGTCGCATGGGGCGCGCTCGACGTGCTCGTCGTCGACATGCCGCCGGGCACCGGTGACGCCCAGCTCACGCTGGCGCAGAACGTGCCGCTGAAGGGCGCCGTGATCGTCTCGACCCCGCAGGATCTGTCCTTGATCGACGCGCGGCGCGGGCTTGCCATGTTCAAGAAGGTCAACGTGCCCGTGCTCGGCATCGTCGAGAACATGAGCTACTTCCAGTGCCCGCATTGCGGCACGAAATCCGACATCTTCGGCCATGGCGGGGCGCGCCACGAGGCCGAGAAGCTCGGAGTACCGTTCCTGGGCGAAATCCCGCTGCACATGGCGATTCGCGCCACGTCGGACGCCGGCAATCCGGTGGTCGACAGCGAGCCGGACGGACCCCATGCGGCGATCTATCGCGCCATCGCGGGACAGGTCCGCGACCAGCTCAAGGGCGTCATCGCAGCGGCCTAA
- a CDS encoding SDR family oxidoreductase, which produces MAEQELIDPVTRYPKPPFKKQSQPWPGLAGKMEPRPDHGETSYKGSGRLIGRKALITGGDSGMGRAAAIAYAREGADVAINYLPAEDPDAQEVISLIRKEGRAGLAIPGDLKDEAFCKKLVAQAVQGLGGLDIIVNNAARQQTRASILDVSSEDFDATMKTNIYAPFWIIKAALPHLKAGSCIVGTTSEQAYDPSPDLYDYAQTKAATMNYVKSLAKQLASKGIRVNGVAPGPIWTPLQVSGGATMEKLEKFGGMTPLGRPGQPAELASVYVQLAAADASYATGQVYGSAGGSGQP; this is translated from the coding sequence ATGGCCGAGCAGGAATTGATTGATCCCGTCACCCGCTATCCGAAGCCGCCGTTCAAGAAGCAGTCGCAGCCATGGCCGGGCCTTGCTGGCAAGATGGAGCCGCGTCCCGATCACGGCGAGACCAGCTACAAGGGGTCAGGCCGCCTCATTGGCCGCAAGGCGCTGATCACTGGTGGCGATTCCGGCATGGGCCGCGCAGCCGCGATCGCGTATGCACGCGAGGGTGCCGACGTCGCGATCAATTATCTGCCGGCGGAGGACCCCGACGCCCAGGAGGTGATCTCGCTGATCAGGAAAGAAGGCCGTGCCGGCCTGGCAATCCCCGGCGACCTCAAGGACGAAGCCTTCTGCAAGAAGCTGGTTGCGCAAGCCGTACAGGGCCTCGGCGGGCTCGACATCATCGTCAATAATGCCGCACGTCAGCAGACCCGCGCCTCCATCCTCGACGTCTCGTCGGAGGATTTCGATGCGACCATGAAGACCAACATCTACGCACCATTCTGGATCATCAAGGCGGCACTGCCGCACCTCAAGGCAGGGTCCTGCATCGTCGGCACGACGTCTGAGCAGGCTTACGATCCTTCGCCGGATCTCTACGACTATGCGCAGACCAAGGCAGCGACGATGAATTATGTGAAGTCGCTGGCAAAGCAACTCGCCTCGAAAGGCATTCGCGTCAACGGCGTTGCGCCGGGACCGATCTGGACACCGCTCCAGGTCTCGGGCGGCGCTACGATGGAAAAGCTCGAAAAGTTCGGCGGCATGACGCCGCTCGGCCGCCCCGGCCAACCTGCCGAACTCGCGTCGGTCTATGTGCAGCTTGCTGCCGCCGATGCGAGCTATGCGACCGGGCAGGTCTATGGCTCCGCCGGCGGATCGGGCCAGCCGTAG
- a CDS encoding DUF1289 domain-containing protein, giving the protein MSKETPCVAVCMIDPKTRLCFGCGRTLPEIARWHTMESAERLALMALLPARMADAGLQPIAGSAKRA; this is encoded by the coding sequence ATGAGCAAAGAAACGCCGTGCGTCGCCGTCTGCATGATCGATCCCAAGACCAGGCTGTGCTTCGGCTGCGGCCGGACCTTGCCGGAGATCGCACGCTGGCACACCATGGAGAGCGCGGAGCGGCTCGCGCTGATGGCGCTGTTGCCGGCGCGCATGGCGGACGCCGGTTTGCAGCCGATCGCGGGATCTGCGAAACGCGCCTGA
- a CDS encoding TIGR02281 family clan AA aspartic protease, with protein sequence MIRFLLVLMMLAGTAGAVVAYGDPDQFARASHKVSHIFRAQTAKPAPAVQIQRGQGGEFALRAKINGVAAPMVIDTGATSVVLTWETAKAIGLPLEMLEYDVDLETAGGHTKAARLTIDRLAVGHLVEKSVPALVVQRGQMKTNLLGMSFLDRLESWGVRSDTLMLTGYPELQSSHRRSRTAVD encoded by the coding sequence ATGATCCGCTTCCTGCTCGTTCTCATGATGCTGGCCGGCACCGCTGGCGCCGTGGTCGCCTATGGTGATCCAGACCAGTTTGCGCGCGCGAGCCACAAGGTCTCGCACATTTTTCGCGCACAGACGGCGAAGCCCGCCCCCGCAGTGCAGATCCAGCGCGGCCAGGGCGGCGAGTTCGCGCTGCGGGCCAAGATCAACGGCGTTGCCGCACCGATGGTGATCGACACCGGCGCCACCTCCGTGGTGCTAACCTGGGAGACCGCGAAAGCAATCGGGCTTCCGCTCGAAATGCTCGAATATGACGTCGACCTCGAGACCGCCGGCGGTCACACCAAAGCGGCGCGGCTCACGATCGACCGCCTCGCTGTCGGCCATCTCGTCGAGAAATCGGTGCCGGCACTCGTGGTGCAGCGTGGGCAGATGAAGACCAATTTGCTCGGCATGAGCTTCCTCGATCGCCTGGAGAGCTGGGGCGTCCGCTCCGACACGCTGATGCTCACCGGCTATCCGGAGCTTCAGAGCAGCCACCGCCGCTCGCGGACGGCGGTCGATTAA
- the nhaD gene encoding sodium:proton antiporter NhaD — protein MLTAIAAIFVLTYAAIALEHPLGVSKTATALLGAGLLWTIYAVTIGDHALVSHQLDESVASTAQIVFFLIGAMTIVEVIDAHDGFEVITSRIDTTNQVTLMWLVGFVAFFLSAILDNLTTTIVMVSLIQRLIAKRDDRLLFASLIVIAANAGGAWTVIGDVTTTMLWIGGQITPLNIMRAVFLPSLVNLLVPLAFISLSLRGKTIAAPPRDSGLLTVDRFERNLMFYLGLGVLIAVPAFKTVTHLPPFMGVLLGLGIVWLIGEVIHRDKDEHVRRPLSLAHALTRIDMGSIVFFVGILLAVACLEHAGLLTMLARWLEATIGRQDVIVVVLGLLSAIIDNVPLVAATMGMYDLGHYPPDSFLWEFIAYCAGTGGSILIIGSAAGVAAMGLERIEFLWYARRIAVPAFAGYLAGAVVYVAQHAWLH, from the coding sequence TTGCTGACCGCGATCGCCGCAATCTTCGTCCTGACCTATGCGGCGATCGCGCTCGAGCACCCCCTCGGCGTCAGCAAGACCGCAACCGCGCTCCTCGGTGCGGGGCTGCTCTGGACGATCTATGCCGTCACGATCGGCGATCATGCGCTGGTCAGTCATCAGCTCGACGAATCCGTCGCTTCGACCGCGCAGATCGTGTTCTTCCTGATCGGCGCCATGACGATCGTCGAGGTGATCGACGCCCATGACGGCTTCGAGGTCATCACCTCGCGCATCGACACCACGAACCAGGTCACACTGATGTGGCTGGTCGGATTCGTTGCGTTTTTCCTGAGCGCGATCCTGGACAATCTGACCACGACCATCGTGATGGTCTCGCTGATCCAGCGGCTGATCGCCAAACGTGACGACCGCCTGCTGTTCGCCTCCCTCATCGTCATTGCCGCCAATGCCGGCGGCGCATGGACCGTGATCGGCGACGTCACCACGACCATGCTTTGGATCGGTGGACAAATCACGCCGTTGAACATCATGCGGGCGGTGTTCCTGCCTTCGCTGGTCAATCTGCTCGTGCCCCTGGCTTTCATCAGCCTGTCACTCAGGGGAAAGACCATCGCGGCGCCGCCAAGAGACAGTGGATTGCTCACTGTCGACAGGTTCGAGCGCAATCTGATGTTCTATCTCGGGCTCGGCGTCCTGATCGCTGTGCCCGCTTTCAAAACGGTCACGCATCTGCCGCCGTTCATGGGCGTGCTGCTCGGCCTCGGCATCGTCTGGCTGATCGGTGAGGTCATTCACCGCGACAAGGACGAGCATGTGCGCCGTCCCCTTTCGCTCGCGCATGCGCTGACACGGATCGACATGGGTTCGATCGTATTTTTTGTCGGCATTCTCCTGGCGGTCGCCTGCCTCGAACATGCCGGCCTCCTGACGATGCTGGCCCGATGGCTTGAGGCGACCATCGGCCGCCAGGACGTCATCGTCGTCGTGCTCGGCCTGCTCAGCGCCATCATCGACAACGTGCCGCTGGTCGCCGCGACCATGGGCATGTACGACCTCGGCCACTACCCGCCCGACAGCTTCCTCTGGGAGTTCATCGCCTATTGCGCCGGCACCGGCGGTTCGATCCTGATCATCGGCTCGGCCGCAGGCGTCGCTGCCATGGGGCTCGAGCGGATCGAGTTCCTCTGGTACGCCCGCCGCATCGCGGTCCCGGCATTCGCCGGCTATCTGGCGGGCGCCGTGGTCTATGTCGCGCAGCATGCGTGGCTGCACTGA
- a CDS encoding flavodoxin family protein → MTEPDVRKGMPPVKLSREEFESRYKSQFVDPAFAPLGRELDAIVGAAWDAYSHSRKSPVTRKAGAGFSDPDYDLAVDWLTARAAILAAQRQHDEASATPRILVINGSARSEHTCPGEMSKTWRMVKLAEPVLSEMGFAVDILDLSRLTSEFGKNIHPCKSCVSTAMPLCHWPCSCYPNYSLGQTSDWMSEIYPLWVAAHGILIVTPVNWYHVPGGLKAMMDRLVCADGGNPDPTSTHGKKAAEAKALELKGWPYPRHLAGRYFGLIVHGDSVGAEGVRRTLSDWLTDMHLISAGRFGEMDGYVGYMEQYATSHQELDEDGAFQQEVVNVATALGRAVKLGRSGRLEDPGAELSDPAPK, encoded by the coding sequence ATGACGGAACCGGACGTTCGCAAGGGCATGCCGCCCGTCAAGCTGTCGCGAGAGGAATTCGAGAGCCGTTACAAGAGCCAGTTCGTCGACCCCGCCTTCGCACCGCTCGGTCGCGAGCTGGATGCAATCGTTGGCGCGGCTTGGGACGCCTACAGCCATTCACGCAAATCGCCGGTGACGCGGAAAGCGGGGGCGGGGTTTAGCGATCCGGATTATGATCTTGCCGTCGATTGGCTGACAGCACGGGCCGCCATTCTGGCGGCGCAGCGGCAGCACGACGAAGCCAGCGCGACGCCGCGTATCCTGGTCATCAACGGCTCGGCCCGCAGCGAGCACACCTGTCCCGGCGAGATGTCCAAGACCTGGCGCATGGTCAAGCTTGCCGAGCCCGTCCTCTCCGAAATGGGATTTGCTGTCGATATCCTCGATCTGTCGCGGCTGACCTCCGAGTTCGGCAAAAACATCCATCCCTGTAAATCCTGCGTCTCGACGGCGATGCCGCTTTGCCACTGGCCCTGCAGCTGCTATCCGAACTATTCACTGGGGCAGACCAGCGACTGGATGAGCGAGATCTATCCGCTTTGGGTCGCAGCGCATGGAATCCTGATCGTCACGCCGGTGAACTGGTATCACGTGCCGGGCGGGCTGAAGGCGATGATGGACCGTCTGGTCTGCGCCGACGGCGGCAATCCCGATCCGACGTCGACCCACGGCAAGAAGGCCGCTGAGGCGAAGGCGCTGGAGCTGAAGGGCTGGCCGTATCCCCGCCATCTCGCCGGCCGCTATTTTGGCCTCATCGTTCATGGCGACAGCGTCGGTGCCGAGGGCGTTCGCCGAACCTTGTCCGATTGGCTGACCGACATGCACCTGATCTCGGCCGGTCGGTTCGGCGAGATGGACGGCTATGTCGGCTACATGGAGCAATACGCGACCTCCCACCAGGAGCTGGACGAAGATGGGGCGTTCCAGCAGGAGGTGGTGAATGTCGCGACGGCACTGGGTCGTGCCGTGAAGCTCGGCCGCAGCGGGCGGCTCGAAGATCCCGGGGCGGAACTCTCGGATCCAGCTCCGAAGTAG
- a CDS encoding sensor histidine kinase, whose amino-acid sequence MSNPAEKPEVVQLPAEPVSAPSASSRRAASQRVREARDKLTSTSGTRPAFDAELLRQYAQTRLSASYVVMLLVVATGVLFGLWMQPIPAAAWTAGMICIHAAMIRSCKRFLTEPASPIATRSWRTRFVVLDLLYGLCWMAILIHPVLDTVTETLMMFLMLLVIAVSSMLAANLPIAALAATAPVAVAMALSFVMSGSLDNYILGALSLAAEGYFVLLAHRLHSSTFATLEARAEKDALIGELEQAKAISDEARHRAESANVAKSRFLAQMSHELRTPLNAILGFSEVMKSEIFGAHAVPVYKEYSADIHNSGVHLLNLINEILDLSRIEAGRYELNEEAVSLVGIVADCHHLMKLRASSRGITIHEVFEQAMPRLWADERAIRQVVLNLLSNSIKFTPQGGEIWLKAGWTASGGQYLSVRDSGSGIPEDEIPVVLASFGQGSNSIKSAEQGAGLGLPIAKNLIDLHGGTFTLKSKLRIGTEVIVTFPPERVMSALAPLSEDAPPLQPESSMVPDEKRRPRHKPIMSAGTGS is encoded by the coding sequence ATGAGTAACCCCGCGGAAAAGCCTGAGGTAGTGCAGCTTCCGGCCGAGCCGGTCAGCGCTCCATCAGCGAGCAGCCGAAGGGCTGCGTCGCAACGGGTGCGCGAGGCGCGCGATAAGTTAACGTCGACCAGCGGAACCCGACCGGCCTTCGACGCCGAGCTGTTGCGCCAATATGCGCAGACGCGGCTCTCCGCCTCTTATGTCGTGATGCTGCTGGTGGTCGCCACCGGCGTGCTGTTCGGCTTGTGGATGCAGCCGATCCCGGCTGCGGCCTGGACCGCCGGCATGATCTGCATTCACGCGGCGATGATCCGCAGTTGCAAGCGTTTCCTGACCGAACCCGCCTCGCCCATCGCGACGCGCAGCTGGCGCACGCGCTTCGTCGTGCTCGACCTGCTCTACGGCCTGTGCTGGATGGCGATCCTGATTCATCCCGTGCTCGACACGGTCACGGAAACGCTGATGATGTTTCTGATGCTGCTGGTGATCGCAGTGTCGAGTATGCTTGCCGCCAATCTGCCGATCGCAGCGCTGGCCGCCACCGCGCCGGTTGCGGTCGCGATGGCGCTGAGCTTCGTGATGAGCGGCTCGCTGGACAATTACATCCTCGGCGCGCTCTCGCTCGCGGCCGAAGGGTATTTCGTGTTGCTGGCGCATCGCCTGCACTCCTCAACGTTCGCCACGCTGGAGGCGCGAGCCGAGAAGGACGCATTGATCGGCGAGCTTGAGCAGGCCAAGGCGATCTCGGACGAAGCGCGTCATCGCGCCGAATCCGCAAACGTCGCGAAATCACGTTTCCTGGCGCAGATGAGCCATGAGCTGCGCACGCCCCTCAACGCCATCCTCGGCTTCTCCGAGGTGATGAAGAGCGAGATCTTTGGCGCGCATGCTGTGCCGGTCTACAAGGAATACTCGGCCGACATCCATAATTCCGGCGTGCACCTGCTCAACCTCATCAACGAAATTCTCGATCTGTCGCGGATCGAAGCAGGCCGCTACGAATTGAACGAGGAAGCGGTGTCGCTGGTCGGCATTGTCGCCGACTGCCATCATCTGATGAAGCTGCGTGCCTCCAGCCGCGGCATCACCATCCACGAGGTGTTCGAGCAGGCGATGCCGCGGCTCTGGGCCGACGAGCGCGCGATCCGCCAGGTCGTGCTCAACCTGCTCTCCAACTCGATCAAGTTCACCCCGCAAGGCGGCGAGATCTGGCTGAAGGCCGGCTGGACCGCCTCGGGCGGGCAGTATCTCTCGGTAAGAGATTCCGGCTCCGGCATTCCCGAGGACGAGATTCCGGTGGTGCTGGCCTCGTTCGGTCAGGGCTCCAATTCGATCAAGTCGGCCGAACAGGGCGCAGGCCTCGGCCTGCCCATCGCCAAGAATCTGATCGATCTGCATGGCGGCACGTTCACGCTGAAATCGAAGCTGCGCATCGGCACAGAGGTGATCGTCACCTTCCCACCGGAGCGCGTGATGAGCGCGCTGGCGCCGCTGTCGGAGGATGCGCCGCCGCTCCAGCCCGAGAGTTCCATGGTGCCCGACGAAAAGCGCCGGCCGCGGCACAAGCCGATCATGAGCGCGGGCACGGGTTCGTAA
- a CDS encoding cation diffusion facilitator family transporter — MSKTAEGSSKTIVYAALVGNVLVAVTKIGAAAWTGSSAMMSEAVHSVVDTTNEVLLLYGYHRAGRPPDESHPLGYGRELYFWSFIVALLIFALGAGASLYQGVLHVAAPEPIEDPVVSFIVLGLSFVFEGISWLFAWRRFRSETSRLGWYEAFVRSKDPPAFMVLLEDSAALVGIVIAAAPTAAASFFAQPVWDGVGSILIGILLGITSIGLARESKSLLIGEPAHSDLSRSILDIARRSPGVLRANGLLTVQLSPAEVVAALSVEFADDKRADDIEHCVISIETEIRRQHPSVAALFIKPQTNARFHAVRARRWGTGA, encoded by the coding sequence GTGAGCAAGACGGCGGAAGGATCGTCGAAGACCATTGTCTATGCCGCGCTCGTCGGCAACGTCCTGGTCGCGGTGACCAAGATCGGTGCTGCGGCCTGGACCGGCAGCTCCGCGATGATGAGCGAGGCCGTACACTCGGTGGTCGATACCACCAACGAGGTGCTGCTACTCTATGGTTACCATCGCGCGGGCCGACCGCCTGATGAATCCCATCCGCTCGGCTACGGGCGCGAGCTGTATTTCTGGAGCTTCATTGTCGCCCTGCTGATCTTCGCGCTCGGCGCGGGCGCGTCGCTCTATCAGGGCGTCCTCCACGTCGCCGCACCCGAGCCGATCGAGGATCCCGTCGTCAGTTTCATCGTGCTCGGCTTGTCCTTCGTGTTCGAGGGCATCTCCTGGCTCTTCGCCTGGCGCCGCTTCCGGTCCGAGACCTCCCGCCTTGGATGGTACGAGGCCTTCGTCCGCAGCAAGGACCCTCCTGCCTTTATGGTGTTGCTCGAGGACAGCGCGGCGCTGGTCGGCATCGTCATTGCGGCTGCGCCAACCGCCGCGGCATCATTCTTCGCTCAGCCGGTCTGGGACGGCGTCGGCTCGATCCTGATCGGCATTCTCTTGGGGATCACCTCCATCGGGCTTGCCAGGGAAAGCAAGAGCCTGCTCATCGGCGAGCCGGCCCATTCCGATTTGTCGCGATCCATCCTGGACATCGCGCGGCGGTCACCCGGCGTGCTCCGCGCCAACGGACTATTGACGGTGCAATTGTCGCCTGCCGAGGTGGTCGCGGCATTGAGCGTCGAATTTGCGGACGACAAGCGCGCCGACGATATCGAGCACTGCGTCATCTCGATCGAGACCGAGATACGCAGACAACATCCAAGCGTTGCGGCCCTGTTCATCAAGCCGCAGACCAACGCGCGATTTCACGCCGTTCGCGCGAGGCGCTGGGGCACCGGAGCCTGA
- the dusA gene encoding tRNA dihydrouridine(20/20a) synthase DusA, with protein MNDLDRKFSTAPMMDWTDRHCRVFHRHLTKRALLYTEMLTTGAIIHGDRERLLGFDVSEHPVALQLGGSDPGELAKAARIGEEFGYDEINLNVGCPSDRVKDGRFGACLMAEPELVARCVDAMKRAVSIPVTVKCRIGIDDQDPEVALDALARAVVAAGSDALIVHARKAWLNGLSPKENRDIPPLDYERVYRLKRAMPDVPIIINGGVLSIEEAKAHLAHVDGVMLGRAAYQEPWRLLSVDSDLFGEAAPHATMQDAFEAMMPYIEAQLGRGTRLHAITRHFVGAFHAVPGARAFRRHLAEQGVKPGAGLDVLRDAIARIGARVPAEAAA; from the coding sequence ATGAATGACTTAGATCGGAAGTTTTCCACAGCCCCGATGATGGACTGGACCGACCGGCACTGCCGGGTGTTCCACCGTCATCTGACGAAGCGGGCGCTGCTCTATACGGAGATGCTGACGACGGGCGCCATCATTCATGGTGACCGGGAGCGGCTGCTTGGCTTCGACGTGTCCGAGCACCCGGTGGCGCTTCAGCTTGGCGGGTCGGATCCCGGCGAACTCGCGAAAGCTGCGCGGATCGGCGAGGAGTTCGGCTATGACGAGATCAATCTTAATGTCGGCTGCCCGTCGGATCGCGTGAAGGATGGCCGTTTCGGCGCCTGCCTGATGGCGGAGCCCGAACTCGTTGCGAGATGTGTCGACGCAATGAAGCGCGCGGTCTCCATTCCCGTTACCGTGAAATGCCGCATCGGCATCGATGATCAGGATCCCGAAGTCGCGCTCGATGCGCTCGCGCGCGCCGTCGTGGCCGCGGGCAGTGATGCTCTGATCGTGCATGCCCGCAAGGCCTGGCTGAACGGTCTGTCGCCGAAGGAGAACCGCGACATCCCACCGCTCGACTATGAGCGTGTCTATCGGCTCAAGCGTGCGATGCCGGATGTGCCCATCATCATCAATGGCGGCGTCCTAAGCATCGAGGAGGCGAAGGCGCACCTTGCTCATGTCGACGGCGTGATGCTTGGCCGCGCCGCCTATCAGGAGCCGTGGCGGCTGCTCTCGGTCGATTCCGACCTGTTCGGCGAGGCGGCACCGCACGCGACCATGCAGGACGCGTTCGAGGCGATGATGCCGTATATCGAGGCGCAACTCGGGCGCGGCACGCGCCTGCACGCCATCACGCGGCATTTCGTCGGCGCCTTCCACGCGGTCCCCGGCGCGCGCGCCTTCCGCCGCCATCTTGCCGAGCAGGGTGTAAAGCCGGGGGCTGGCCTGGACGTGCTGCGCGATGCGATTGCGCGTATCGGCGCGCGAGTGCCGGCGGAAGCTGCGGCCTGA